The region TGCTTTTTAAGGACCTTTATGAAACCAAAAAAGAAGCCAAACTGAAACTGCTTTTTGAGGATGACAGCATTTTAACACTGGGGGAGAATTCTCGTCTGGAAATCAACGAAAACATCTTTGATCCAGACCAAGGAAAGCGAAGTACGGTTTTAAATTTGGTCAGCGGATCCGTCAGGGCTCTGGTTGGAAAATTCTTCGGAGGTCCCGATTCAAGGTTTGAGATCCATACCCCCACTGCAGTGGCCGCAGCCCGGGGAACCTATTTTATCGTTTGGAACGAAAAAGATAAAAAAGGGTTAAACGAAAAAGGTTTAACCGGGATTGTCAATATTGGGTCAAAGGGCTTGGTCGAAGCTAAAAACGAAAATTCAAAAATAAAGGGATCTGTTTTGCTCGGCGAAAATCAATACACAATGGTGGAAGAGGGAAAATCCCCCACTCCAGCGGCTCCCATTGATTTAAAGCTATTAGGAAATTTACTTGTAAAAACAGAAATCAAAGATCAGGTCGCCCAGGAAATACCCAAGGGAACGGAAGCTCCGGGATCTGACGTTTCCATGGAAACGGTGACCTCTCTGCCCGGACAAAGAGGAGGAACCCAACAGGCGTTGTTGCAAGAGGGAGATTTTGAAGATTCGGATTTTTCAGGTCCGGTGGAGGGTGAAGAAACAGGGATTCCACCCACCCCCCCTATACCACAAGTGCCAACTGAGGGAGGCGGGGGAGGTGATACCCATGTAACGGTCACGGTGGATTTTCCATAAAGCTGGAAATTTTTTGATGGGATTTTTTTTAAAAAGAAAAGGTTGTTAAAATGATGCTTCGGTTGTCTCAAAGATCAGTTCCAATATATCTGCTGATTTTTCTCTTTTTAACCGCTTGTGGTTCTGGGGGACCAGAATCAGGAAATACCACTCCCGTGAACGTTTCCCTAAAAATTCCGTCCAAAAACCTACCCTCCTTAGCATCAGAAAAATCTCAATCCTTTGCTCCCGCGCCAAATTCAGTTTCTTCTGTCAGCCTCCAGGTAACCAATCTAAGCGGACTATTACTGGACCTAAGGGATTCCGTTGGAAACATAGTAAAAACTGCAACGGCCGATGTAACGCCAGGGCAAATTGTTACCTTGGATGTAGTCGTTCCCTCAGGCGACCAACGAATTTTTATTGCTCGTGGACTGGATTCAAATGGAAATGTTTTATTTCAAGGGCAAAGTGATCCGGTTGACCTAATTCCCAACGTCCTAACCCCGGTCACCATTTTTGTTACAGATGTCTCCCCAACCAACTTTATCCTGACGCTTCTTAAATCCGGTCTTTCCGGTCCGGTACCTGCTCCCAATATAAGAGTATTCCTCAATGATCCGGTTACTGGAAATCTCATCGAAGACTCAACCACAAATGCCAGTGGAATTGCTGATTTCGGTGAAATTGGAACCACGAGAATTTCGTTTTCCATCCTTAACCAAGGTTCCACCTCACTGGAAATCGACTTCAATGATCTCTTTACTTTTATGAATGTTCGTTCCGGATCTTACACCCTAATGATTAATACCTTTGATTTTAATCTTCCTCCGCTTTTGACAGTAGACGTAAATCTGACAAATCTTCCAACAGGAACAGGCTTTGCTGAGCTATTCACAGGAGGCTTTCAAAATGAATTCTCATTCCCAAGCAATACGGTGGCAAGTTTTCCGGGATTTGAAATTGATCAAATTCAGTCAGATCTAAAGTATAGTTTAATTGGAAAAGCCATTGATCGAACGGGGGGAATTCTTGGGTGCGGGTCTTTGGTTGACCTGGATCCCGATCCCATAAATACCTTCCAATCTTTTTCCACCCCCGATAATCCGATTTTTATCCCCTTCGATGCTTCCGAGCCTGTAATTCCATTGGACATTAACATCTTTAGAAAAGGGGTTGTCTTTCGCCAATTTCAGACATCAATTTCAAATCCCATCACTGAAGGAGGTTTTGAATTGTGTGAGATTTCTGGTGCGGAGGGTTTTGAATTTCGTGTCGGGACATTCGAAACCCCGACACTGTCTTCGAAGACTTTGAGTCAAATTTCCTCCACTGCCCCAACAAATTTCAATTTTAACCTTCCCGACCTTTCCATTGATACCCTGTCCAGAGATCTAAGTGAAAATGTAATCTCCTGGAGCCAGTCAGGAGCGGACCTTGGTAAACTTGATCTTGCTCTGGTAAATTTTCTTTGGGAAGCAGCGAATAG is a window of Nitrospiria bacterium DNA encoding:
- a CDS encoding FecR family protein; this encodes MKLKGIFLIFIGSLIVTAFCGDAKGQSSGMIGNVTAVQREAHVIHPGQLNIELVKLGGSVLFKDLYETKKEAKLKLLFEDDSILTLGENSRLEINENIFDPDQGKRSTVLNLVSGSVRALVGKFFGGPDSRFEIHTPTAVAAARGTYFIVWNEKDKKGLNEKGLTGIVNIGSKGLVEAKNENSKIKGSVLLGENQYTMVEEGKSPTPAAPIDLKLLGNLLVKTEIKDQVAQEIPKGTEAPGSDVSMETVTSLPGQRGGTQQALLQEGDFEDSDFSGPVEGEETGIPPTPPIPQVPTEGGGGGDTHVTVTVDFP